The proteins below come from a single Aegilops tauschii subsp. strangulata cultivar AL8/78 chromosome 6, Aet v6.0, whole genome shotgun sequence genomic window:
- the LOC109754518 gene encoding uncharacterized protein: protein MADSQVEGLRKAYAAIMLNMAKESAARVLAAERSVAVLTGGIAAAKEDGVAALVRLKNIMEDRMKQVELQSLAHVRKITELQEQLHDARNTVTSLQVELQRANTELEEKRKTLAEERMNILPTCDKIGSNKSKISRSKVHLQNRSLSSKDKNTVCRVSSDAKENGAVVNMENLYHRGSDMPSFIARNKKRELYRNGCTQRIRALRQRGPAADSSKQSSKEASASNNHSKTGKSDSVRSTRQTRSTIEQILQTKFLANCKRKRGQRSRPGYKHDSSDVHVKTEDKSSGTSDENGCLLLLQALEHDLSPPNLFSGHSGEGLTDLKDDLLMGGKVADFNYCMASPGPIDAHAISNMRATRRKRSKMVRVFEAGCSESKSVPGNNLLRSTNEDTIFENGQSSERIDDHSDTSAINNASVLSDVTKILIHSSGANNDQFQSGDSSPLVFQSTKSQVDGEGELRAKHPDCRTPENNSAKKKEVKVDESCNLTSDRADHLIISSLEKEQSTKAASGVSVQPEGVRCIKYTFNRRKRKNVSLNSSSLVSLADKQESLAKPETQNHLVESPKADKQESQAKPETQNHLVESPKGDNQLAHVAQQLILLSELKW from the exons ATGGCGGACTCGCAG GTGGAGGGGCTGCGGAAGGCGTACGCGGCAATCATGCTAAATATGGCCAAGGAGTCGGCGGCGCGGGTGCTGGCGGCGGAGCGGAGCGTGGCGGTGCTGACCGGAGGGATTGCGGCGGCcaaggaggatggcgtcgcggctCTCGTCCGGCTGAAGAACATCATGGAGGACAGG ATGAAGCAGGTGGAATTGCAATCTTTGGCACATGTTAGAAAGATCACTGAACTTCAGGAGCAATTACATGATGCTCGAAATACTGTGACATCCCTTCAAGTTGAGCTGCAGAGAGCAAATACCGAATTGGAGGAGAAACGGAAAACTTTAGCAGAGGAAAGAATGAATATCCTTCCAACCTGTGATAAGATTGGTTCAAATAAAAGCAAGATCTCTCGTTCTAAGGTGCATCTCCAAAATAGAAGTTTGTCATCAAAGGACAAAAATACCGTTTGCCGCGTTTCCAGTGACGCCAAAGAAAATGGAGCTGTTGTAAACATGGAAAACCTGTATCATCGTGGTTCTGATATGCCATCATTTATAGCAAGAAATAAGAAACGTGAGTTGTATCGTAATGGGTGTACACAGCGCATTCGCGCTCTTAGACAGCGGGGTCCTGCTGCAGACTCCTCTAAACAAAGCAGCAAGGAGGCTAGTGCGTCGAATAACCATTCGAAGACTGGAAAGAGCGATAGTGTTAGGAGCACTAGACAGACGAGATCCACCATCGAACAGATACTTCAAACAAAGTTTCTGGCGAACTGCAAGCGCAAGAGAGGTCAACGAAGCAGGCCTGGTTATAAGCATGATAGTTCTGATGTGCATGTTAAAACAGAAGATAAATCATCTGGCACCTCTGATGAAAACGGGTGTTTGCTGCTTCTTCAGGCACTCGAACATGATCTTTCACCTCCAAATTTGTTTTCCGGACATAGTGGTGAGGGGTTAACTGATTTGAAGGACGATTTGTTGATGGGTGGGAAGGTTGCTGACTTCAATTATTGCATGGCCTCCCCTGGCCCAATAGATGCACATGCAATCAGCAACATGCGAGCGACAAGGAGAAAAAGATCTAAGATGGTTAGGGTTTTTGAAGCTGGTTGTTCTGAGTCCAAAAGTGTTCCAGGTAACAATCTGCTAAGATCAACCAATGAGGATACCATTTTTGAGAATGGGCAGAGCTCTGAAAGGATAGATGATCACTCTGATACATCTGCCATAAATAATGCTTCCGTTTTAAGTGATGTGACTAAAATTCTGATTCATTCTAGTGGTGCCAATAATGATCAATTTCAGTCTGGGGACAGCTCCCCACTAGTATTTCAGTCAACCAAAAGTCAAGTTGATGGTGAAG GTGAATTACGAGCGAAGCATCCTGACTGCAGAACACCGGAGAATAATTCAGCAAAAAAGAAAGAAGTTAAAGTGGATGAAAGTTGCAATTTAACTTCAGACAGAGCTGATCATTTAATCATCAGCTCCTTGGAGAAAGAACAAAGCACGAAAGCAGCATCCGGTGTTTCCGTGCAACCTGAAGGTGTGAGATGTATCAAATACACATTCAATCGCAGGAAACGGAAGAATGTGTCTTTGAACAGCAGCAGTCTGGTTAGTCTAGCTGACAAACAAGAGTCTCTGGCAAAGCCTGAGACACAAAATCACTTGGTAGAATCACCTAAAGCTGACAAACAAGAGTCTCAGGCAAAGCCTGAGACACAAAATCACTTGGTAGAATCACCTAAAGGCGACAACCAACTAGCCCATGTTGCCCAACAG CTCATTTTGTTGTCAGAGCTGAAGTGGTAA